One window of Candidatus Desulfatibia profunda genomic DNA carries:
- a CDS encoding 16S rRNA (uracil(1498)-N(3))-methyltransferase, which produces MRYFFIEQPAVVGPTALITGADARHIKTVLRLKPGDTIGLFDGKGFEYKARIVAMSSAKVEVSVIQCFPAAAESPVQIIVAQAFLKEKKMDTLIRQLTELGITGWTPFFAERSVPRPDKKQLSARTQRWKKIAKEALKQCKRGRIPEIGETASFEGVLNQSEPYDLKIAFWEDEPAPVNAFLPKPGRQINTIFVLLGPEGGFTVQEMERARARGFVTAGLGPRILRAETATIAACVLLQYLYGDMGKIS; this is translated from the coding sequence ATGCGCTATTTTTTTATCGAACAGCCGGCCGTCGTCGGCCCGACAGCATTGATCACCGGTGCGGATGCCAGGCATATCAAAACCGTATTGCGTCTGAAACCCGGTGATACGATCGGGCTGTTCGACGGCAAGGGGTTTGAGTACAAAGCCCGCATCGTGGCCATGTCTTCGGCCAAAGTCGAGGTGTCGGTGATTCAATGCTTCCCGGCAGCCGCCGAGTCGCCGGTTCAGATCATCGTTGCCCAGGCGTTTTTAAAAGAAAAGAAGATGGATACCCTGATCAGGCAACTCACCGAACTTGGCATAACCGGATGGACACCTTTTTTTGCGGAGCGCTCGGTGCCCAGACCGGATAAAAAGCAGCTTTCGGCGCGCACGCAGCGATGGAAAAAAATTGCCAAAGAGGCCCTCAAGCAGTGCAAGCGCGGCCGCATTCCGGAAATCGGGGAAACCGCATCTTTTGAAGGTGTGTTAAATCAAAGTGAACCCTATGACCTTAAAATCGCTTTCTGGGAAGACGAACCCGCGCCGGTCAATGCCTTCCTGCCGAAGCCCGGGCGGCAGATTAATACCATTTTTGTGCTGCTGGGGCCTGAGGGCGGTTTTACCGTCCAGGAAATGGAACGTGCCAGGGCCCGGGGGTTTGTAACCGCCGGCTTGGGCCCCCGCATCTTGAGAGCCGAAACAGCGACAATAGCAGCCTGTGTTCTGCTGCAATATCTTTACGGCGATATGGGAAAAATCTCTTGA
- a CDS encoding site-specific integrase: MSVYFVKGKGWRYDFIHQEIRYTEAWFKTKTEAKQAEAEKRKEVKNPRPVAEMPTDMVFLDLVNLRLDHVKAYNSDEHYRSYLYLCRRWSKNWGDLMCGDITTAMVQQHLLQRRKISAFTANKDLRYLRATFNYGIHKQLITFNPTEGFDFFPVEKKVKYVPTNEDIDKVIAVADPDNQDFLWTIRETMARVSEINRLLWEDVNLEARFIILYTRKKKGGHLTPRKVPMTQKMYEVLKSRFENRASDKPWVFWHRYWSRKKGRFVEGPFGDRKKLMRRLCDKAGVRYFRFHPIRHSGASTMDGNNVPIGAIQRILGHKNRKTTEIYLHSIGDLERQAMATFERAREKSHTDSHTDGKP; the protein is encoded by the coding sequence ATGAGCGTATATTTTGTCAAAGGCAAGGGCTGGAGATACGACTTCATCCACCAGGAAATCAGGTACACGGAAGCCTGGTTCAAAACAAAAACAGAGGCCAAACAGGCCGAGGCCGAAAAACGAAAGGAGGTGAAAAACCCAAGGCCAGTTGCGGAGATGCCAACCGACATGGTCTTCTTGGACCTGGTTAATCTCCGGCTTGATCATGTGAAAGCCTATAATTCAGATGAGCATTACCGTTCCTATTTGTATCTGTGTCGGCGATGGTCAAAAAATTGGGGTGACTTAATGTGCGGAGATATAACAACTGCGATGGTCCAGCAGCACCTGTTGCAAAGGCGGAAAATTTCAGCCTTCACAGCGAATAAGGACCTTCGGTATTTGCGAGCTACTTTCAACTATGGCATTCACAAACAACTCATTACTTTTAACCCCACTGAAGGGTTCGATTTTTTCCCGGTTGAAAAAAAAGTTAAATACGTTCCAACCAATGAGGATATCGACAAGGTAATTGCTGTCGCCGATCCAGACAACCAGGATTTCCTATGGACAATAAGGGAAACGATGGCCCGGGTGAGCGAAATAAACCGGCTTCTCTGGGAGGACGTTAATTTGGAGGCCCGGTTCATCATTTTGTACACCCGGAAAAAGAAAGGCGGCCATCTTACACCAAGAAAAGTTCCGATGACTCAGAAGATGTATGAGGTGCTTAAATCTCGGTTTGAAAACCGTGCCTCAGACAAACCATGGGTTTTCTGGCATCGATACTGGAGCCGGAAAAAGGGAAGGTTCGTGGAAGGCCCCTTTGGCGACCGTAAAAAGCTTATGAGACGTTTATGTGATAAGGCTGGCGTCAGATATTTTCGATTTCATCCTATCCGGCATTCCGGGGCCTCGACCATGGATGGCAACAATGTGCCCATCGGAGCCATTCAGCGGATACTTGGCCACAAAAACCGGAAAACTACCGAGATCTACCTTCACAGCATTGGCGATTTGGAACGTCAAGCAATGGCTACTTTCGAACGTGCCAGGGAAAAGTCTCACACGGATTCTCACACGGACGGCAAACCATAG